A single Paenibacillus sp. FSL R5-0517 DNA region contains:
- a CDS encoding TetR/AcrR family transcriptional regulator, protein MSKKTNIPRSPGRPKTGADQASVQTNILMTASRLFMEYGYEPVSLQQIASLCNVTKASIYYHFTSKADLFTVAITRMMAMSMQQTSLRLDEPGTLQERLIKVAEAKMQHSHIETETMMREAEKHLNTEQLSQIREAEVRIFEVLATHFQQEMDNGYLRVANPMLLAHAFTSLLMLANREDVRNMNGGSIKELARELVALFLDGAVKQD, encoded by the coding sequence ATGAGCAAAAAAACAAACATTCCCCGGTCTCCGGGCAGACCCAAAACGGGTGCCGATCAAGCATCTGTACAAACCAACATATTGATGACAGCTTCACGTCTGTTTATGGAATATGGGTATGAACCCGTCTCTCTTCAACAGATTGCTTCATTATGTAATGTAACCAAAGCATCGATCTATTATCACTTCACCAGCAAAGCCGATCTGTTCACCGTTGCCATTACACGCATGATGGCAATGAGTATGCAGCAGACTTCACTCCGCTTGGATGAACCTGGCACACTACAAGAGCGGCTAATCAAGGTTGCAGAAGCGAAGATGCAACACTCCCATATTGAAACCGAGACCATGATGCGAGAAGCCGAGAAGCATCTGAATACGGAGCAACTCAGCCAGATTCGAGAAGCCGAGGTTCGTATCTTTGAAGTGCTTGCGACCCACTTCCAGCAGGAGATGGATAACGGCTATTTGCGGGTCGCCAATCCCATGTTGCTTGCTCATGCATTTACGTCACTGCTCATGCTCGCGAACCGCGAAGATGTGCGCAACATGAATGGCGGCAGCATTAAGGAACTCGCACGGGAACTTGTTGCCCTGTTTCTGGATGGAGCGGTTAAGCAGGACTAA
- a CDS encoding PLP-dependent aminotransferase family protein, translating to MIQLPKLDENDSAPIYVQLSDHIKREIIHGEWAEHSRLPSVRKLAEMLGLSTTPVEWAYQQLIAEGYIYSQPRRGYRVRAMVNSYHGMQIGKTDTQLTEQAPATQTVGSDQQGIRPARAVQYDFHMSRNDFSLFPIAKWHQYVNRIWREEAKELLFYGEPQGEWGLRCEIAVYLAQFRGVSCSPEQIVVGAEQHLLMSLLAQTLLHKGESTQSIGVENPGYRLLPGTFQNYGYQVVPISLDHEGINLMELEKAGVKLVGVSPSHQFPLGMTMPITRRLALLDWAERTKAYIIEDDYDGEFRYYGRPIPSMQGLREGSRVIYMGGFSQVLAPAFCVHYMVLPRELLDDFQEMYKTILFEQSASRLHQRTLEMFMREGELGKHIRKMRNVYKRKHDLIIQAIQLHFGDRVDIRGQDSGFHLVLRMATTSSAKELVTAAINAGIQISSTEYLWANGSVPTDGKREFIIGFAGIEPEHIAPGIAALAQIWGDL from the coding sequence ATGATTCAATTACCAAAGCTGGATGAGAACGATAGTGCGCCAATCTATGTACAACTTTCAGATCATATCAAAAGAGAGATCATTCACGGGGAATGGGCTGAACATAGCCGATTGCCGTCGGTGCGAAAGCTTGCCGAGATGCTTGGGTTAAGCACCACACCGGTGGAATGGGCTTATCAACAATTGATCGCCGAAGGATATATATACAGTCAGCCACGTCGTGGCTATCGCGTTCGTGCCATGGTGAACAGCTACCATGGCATGCAGATCGGGAAAACAGATACACAGTTAACCGAGCAGGCTCCCGCAACTCAAACGGTAGGGTCAGATCAGCAGGGCATACGCCCTGCCCGAGCCGTTCAATATGATTTTCATATGTCACGTAATGATTTCAGCCTGTTTCCAATTGCGAAATGGCACCAATATGTTAATCGAATCTGGCGGGAAGAAGCAAAAGAGCTATTGTTCTATGGAGAACCACAGGGAGAATGGGGGTTACGATGTGAAATTGCTGTCTATCTTGCGCAGTTCAGGGGAGTCAGCTGTTCTCCTGAGCAGATTGTTGTAGGTGCTGAACAGCATCTGCTAATGTCTCTATTGGCACAGACCTTGCTTCACAAGGGAGAATCAACCCAATCCATCGGTGTAGAGAATCCTGGATACCGGCTATTACCTGGTACATTCCAAAATTATGGTTATCAGGTTGTTCCGATCTCACTAGACCATGAGGGCATAAACTTGATGGAGCTGGAAAAGGCCGGAGTTAAATTGGTAGGTGTGTCACCCTCTCACCAATTTCCGCTAGGTATGACCATGCCGATTACACGCAGATTAGCATTGCTGGATTGGGCAGAACGAACAAAGGCATACATTATCGAGGATGATTACGATGGGGAGTTCCGGTATTATGGACGGCCAATTCCTTCCATGCAGGGTCTGCGTGAGGGAAGTCGCGTGATCTATATGGGTGGTTTCTCGCAAGTACTCGCACCTGCTTTTTGTGTACATTACATGGTACTTCCCAGAGAATTGCTAGATGATTTTCAAGAAATGTATAAGACGATCCTGTTCGAACAGTCGGCTTCCCGGCTTCATCAGAGAACATTGGAGATGTTCATGCGTGAAGGGGAGCTGGGCAAGCATATTCGTAAGATGCGTAATGTCTACAAACGAAAACATGACCTGATTATTCAGGCCATTCAATTACATTTCGGAGATCGGGTTGATATAAGGGGCCAAGATTCCGGATTTCATCTGGTTCTGCGAATGGCAACCACATCGTCAGCCAAAGAATTGGTGACCGCAGCGATTAATGCAGGGATACAGATCAGTTCAACGGAATATTTGTGGGCGAACGGGAGCGTACCAACAGACGGCAAAAGAGAGTTCATTATCGGTTTTGCCGGAATAGAACCGGAGCACATTGCCCCGGGTATTGCCGCATTGGCCCAAATCTGGGGCGATCTTTAG
- a CDS encoding GNAT family protein: protein MSHSKPSPRIPRLLETKRIYLRPFEITDVDAYFSGLFYTEMRRLTGTQNSFTRAQVERYVENAAQDDSRLMLLIALQENDQIIGDVVLMDMHAKNRSAHIRVAIDQAEHQGKGYGSEALLLMLDYGFGICNLHRIELEVYAFNERAIRTYEKLGFQREGVKRDVLFYNHQYHDAIQMSMLEEEFRQRHMKGQAGNN from the coding sequence ATGTCACATTCAAAACCATCCCCACGCATCCCCCGTCTGCTGGAAACAAAGCGCATATACCTGCGTCCTTTCGAGATTACAGATGTGGATGCTTACTTCTCCGGTCTGTTTTACACTGAGATGCGCAGGCTGACAGGAACACAGAATAGTTTCACACGCGCTCAGGTTGAACGTTATGTTGAAAACGCAGCACAGGATGATTCCAGACTCATGCTACTTATTGCTTTACAGGAAAATGACCAGATCATCGGAGATGTCGTCCTGATGGATATGCATGCCAAGAATCGCAGTGCACATATTCGTGTAGCCATCGATCAGGCGGAGCATCAAGGAAAAGGCTACGGCAGCGAGGCGTTACTGCTTATGCTGGACTACGGCTTCGGTATCTGTAACCTGCATCGAATCGAACTTGAAGTGTACGCCTTCAACGAGAGAGCTATCCGCACGTATGAGAAACTCGGATTCCAGCGCGAGGGTGTGAAGCGGGATGTCTTGTTCTATAATCACCAATATCATGATGCCATTCAGATGAGCATGCTGGAGGAGGAGTTCAGGCAACGTCATATGAAAGGACAGGCAGGGAATAATTAA
- a CDS encoding YegS/Rv2252/BmrU family lipid kinase has product MEFNKALLIHHHHSGKANRENTVGLVVGVLAPAVYELVIMRTDEPGEGEKLCRERGEQFDVVFILGGDGTVHECVNGLADLQHPPLIGILPGGTCNDFARSLGISPDAETAAQEMLAGRVVSIDVGRANDRVFTNFFGIGLISDASQNINENLKGTLGKLSYFISTLQTISHTEPFHYQLEADGKEMEGDAVMIYAANGRFLGTNALPFAPDALQDGELDVLIIHETGIPLLREILSHKPEGDWQPQSESISYFKASTLKVNTDTPMSADTDGELYMKTPAELSVLTGHLKFLTGEVY; this is encoded by the coding sequence ATGGAGTTTAACAAAGCATTGTTAATTCATCATCATCATTCAGGCAAGGCCAATCGTGAGAATACAGTGGGTCTCGTGGTTGGTGTGCTGGCCCCCGCTGTCTATGAACTCGTCATTATGCGTACCGATGAACCCGGCGAAGGAGAGAAGTTGTGTCGTGAACGCGGTGAACAATTCGATGTGGTGTTTATTCTGGGTGGGGATGGCACGGTGCATGAATGCGTGAATGGACTGGCTGATCTGCAGCATCCTCCGTTGATTGGCATATTGCCTGGAGGCACATGTAATGACTTTGCGCGTTCGCTCGGCATTTCACCCGACGCAGAGACTGCTGCACAAGAAATGCTCGCAGGTCGGGTAGTATCTATTGATGTTGGACGAGCCAATGATCGGGTGTTCACGAACTTTTTTGGTATTGGCTTGATCAGTGATGCATCGCAGAATATTAACGAGAATCTGAAAGGCACGCTGGGTAAGCTTAGTTATTTTATCAGCACGCTGCAGACGATTAGTCATACGGAGCCGTTTCATTATCAATTGGAGGCAGATGGGAAAGAGATGGAAGGCGACGCGGTGATGATCTATGCAGCCAATGGCCGTTTTCTGGGAACAAATGCATTACCCTTTGCACCGGATGCGTTGCAGGATGGCGAGCTGGACGTGCTCATTATTCATGAGACAGGCATCCCGCTGCTGCGAGAGATCCTGTCACATAAGCCCGAGGGAGATTGGCAACCCCAGAGTGAGAGCATTTCATACTTCAAGGCATCTACACTAAAAGTGAACACAGATACGCCGATGTCAGCTGACACGGATGGCGAATTGTATATGAAGACACCCGCCGAGCTATCGGTGCTGACGGGCCATCTGAAGTTTCTAACCGGGGAGGTGTACTAA